One window from the genome of Manis pentadactyla isolate mManPen7 chromosome 15, mManPen7.hap1, whole genome shotgun sequence encodes:
- the LOC118918039 gene encoding cytochrome P450 2F2-like isoform X2, which translates to MDGMVIPGLTALLWLFVLLALARWSWGTRQTQREGALPLGPTPLPLLGNLLQLVPRRLDRTLMELSARWGPVFTVRLGPRPAVVLCGYAALRDALVLQADAFSGRGAMAVFERFTRGNGIVFSNGQRWRTLRNFTLGALKEFGLGSRTIEGRILEEAACLLGELQATVGAPFDPRQLLDNAVSNVICSVVFGNRYGYDDPEFLRLLDLFSDNFRIMSSRWGEMYNIFPSLLNWIPGPHHRIFQNFEELRIFISEQIQRHRQTRQPGEPRDFIDCFLDQMDKKNPESHFQEETLVMTTHNLFFGGTETTSITLRSGLLILLKYPEVTAKMQAELDAVVGRMRTPSLADREHLPYTNAVLHELQRFISVLPLGLPRALTHNTHLHGHFLPKGTFVIPLLVSAHRDPSQFKDPDCFNPTNFLDDKGKFQSNDAFMPFAPGKRMCLGAGLARSEIFLFFTTILQRFCLLPVGSPANIDLTPQCTGLGNVPPAFQLRLVAR; encoded by the exons ATGGACGGCATGGTGATCCCGGGCCTCACAGCCTTGCTGTGGTTATTCGTTCTGCTGGCGCTAGCCAGGTGGAGCTGGGGCACCAGGCAAACTCAGAGGGAGGGGGCCTTACCCCTGGGGCCCACGCCACTCCCGCTGCTGGGGAACCTGCTGCAGCTGGTGCCCCGACGCCTGGATCGCACACTCATGGAG CTGTCTGCCCGCTGGGGCCCGGTGTTTACAGTGCGACTGGGCCCGCGCCCTGCAGTGGTGCTGTGCGGCTACGCCGCACTGCGGGACGCGTTAGTGCTGCAAGCGGACGCCTTCTCCGGCCGCGGGGCCATGGCAGTCTTCGAACGCTTCACGCGCGGAAACG GTATCGTTTTTTCCAACGGGCAGCGCTGGAGGACGCTGCGCAATTTTACACTTGGGGCGCTCAAGGAGTTCGGGTTGGGGTCGCGGACCATCGAGGGGCGCATCCTAGAGGAGGCGGCTTGTCTGCTTGGAGAATTGCAAGCCACTGTTG GAGCCCCGTTCGACCCCCGGCAACTACTAGATAATGCTGTATCTAATGTTATCTGTTCTGTGGTCTTTGGGAACCGCTATGGCTATGACGACCCGGAGTTCCTGAGGCTCCTAGACCTCTTCAGTGACAACTTCCGCATCATGAGTTCCAGGTGGGGCGAG ATGTACAACATTTTCCCCTCCCTCCTGAACTGGATCCCTGGCCCACATCATCGAATCTTCcaaaactttgaggagcttcgtATCTTCATTTCTGAGCAAATCCAGAGGCACCGGCAGACTCGGCAACCTGGGGAGCCCCGTGATTTCATCGATTGCTTCCTGGATCAGATGGATAAG AAGAATCCAGAGAGCCATTTCCAGGAGGAGACATTGGTGATGACTACACACAACCTTTTCTTCGGTGGCACCGAGACCACCAGCATCACCCTGCGCTCTGGGCTCCTCATTCTGCTTAAGTACCCAGAGGTCACAG CCAAGATGCAGGCTGAGCTGGATGCCGTGGTAGGTCGGATGCGCACTCCAAGCCTGGCGGACCGTGAGCACTTGCCCTACACCAACGCTGTGCTGCATGAGCTCCAGCGCTTCATCAGCGTGCTGCCACTAGGGCTGCCTCGTGCCCTCACCCACAACACCCACCTGCACGGCCACTTTCTGCCCAAG GGCACCTTTGTGATTCCTCTGCTTGTGTCTGCACACCGGGACCCCAGCCAATTCAAGGACCCAGACTGCTTCAACCCCACCAACTTCCTGGATGACAAGGGCAAGTTCCAGAGCAATGATGCCTTCATGCCCTTTGCCCCAG GAAAGCGGATGTGCCTGGGTGCAGGCCTGGCACGATCAGAGATCTTCCTCTTCTTCACAACCATCCTTCAACGGTTCTGTCTGCTCCCTGTGGGGAGCCCTGCCAACATCGACCTCACCCCACAATGCACTGGCCTGGGCAACGTGCCCCCAGCCTTCCAGCTCCGCCTGGTGGCCCGCTGA
- the LOC118918039 gene encoding cytochrome P450 2F2-like isoform X1 translates to MDGMVIPGLTALLWLFVLLALARWSWGTRQTQREGALPLGPTPLPLLGNLLQLVPRRLDRTLMELSARWGPVFTVRLGPRPAVVLCGYAALRDALVLQADAFSGRGAMAVFERFTRGNGIVFSNGQRWRTLRNFTLGALKEFGLGSRTIEGRILEEAACLLGELQATVGAPFDPRQLLDNAVSNVICSVVFGNRYGYDDPEFLRLLDLFSDNFRIMSSRWGEMYNIFPSLLNWIPGPHHRIFQNFEELRIFISEQIQRHRQTRQPGEPRDFIDCFLDQMDKEQKNPESHFQEETLVMTTHNLFFGGTETTSITLRSGLLILLKYPEVTAKMQAELDAVVGRMRTPSLADREHLPYTNAVLHELQRFISVLPLGLPRALTHNTHLHGHFLPKGTFVIPLLVSAHRDPSQFKDPDCFNPTNFLDDKGKFQSNDAFMPFAPGKRMCLGAGLARSEIFLFFTTILQRFCLLPVGSPANIDLTPQCTGLGNVPPAFQLRLVAR, encoded by the exons ATGGACGGCATGGTGATCCCGGGCCTCACAGCCTTGCTGTGGTTATTCGTTCTGCTGGCGCTAGCCAGGTGGAGCTGGGGCACCAGGCAAACTCAGAGGGAGGGGGCCTTACCCCTGGGGCCCACGCCACTCCCGCTGCTGGGGAACCTGCTGCAGCTGGTGCCCCGACGCCTGGATCGCACACTCATGGAG CTGTCTGCCCGCTGGGGCCCGGTGTTTACAGTGCGACTGGGCCCGCGCCCTGCAGTGGTGCTGTGCGGCTACGCCGCACTGCGGGACGCGTTAGTGCTGCAAGCGGACGCCTTCTCCGGCCGCGGGGCCATGGCAGTCTTCGAACGCTTCACGCGCGGAAACG GTATCGTTTTTTCCAACGGGCAGCGCTGGAGGACGCTGCGCAATTTTACACTTGGGGCGCTCAAGGAGTTCGGGTTGGGGTCGCGGACCATCGAGGGGCGCATCCTAGAGGAGGCGGCTTGTCTGCTTGGAGAATTGCAAGCCACTGTTG GAGCCCCGTTCGACCCCCGGCAACTACTAGATAATGCTGTATCTAATGTTATCTGTTCTGTGGTCTTTGGGAACCGCTATGGCTATGACGACCCGGAGTTCCTGAGGCTCCTAGACCTCTTCAGTGACAACTTCCGCATCATGAGTTCCAGGTGGGGCGAG ATGTACAACATTTTCCCCTCCCTCCTGAACTGGATCCCTGGCCCACATCATCGAATCTTCcaaaactttgaggagcttcgtATCTTCATTTCTGAGCAAATCCAGAGGCACCGGCAGACTCGGCAACCTGGGGAGCCCCGTGATTTCATCGATTGCTTCCTGGATCAGATGGATAAG GAACAGAAGAATCCAGAGAGCCATTTCCAGGAGGAGACATTGGTGATGACTACACACAACCTTTTCTTCGGTGGCACCGAGACCACCAGCATCACCCTGCGCTCTGGGCTCCTCATTCTGCTTAAGTACCCAGAGGTCACAG CCAAGATGCAGGCTGAGCTGGATGCCGTGGTAGGTCGGATGCGCACTCCAAGCCTGGCGGACCGTGAGCACTTGCCCTACACCAACGCTGTGCTGCATGAGCTCCAGCGCTTCATCAGCGTGCTGCCACTAGGGCTGCCTCGTGCCCTCACCCACAACACCCACCTGCACGGCCACTTTCTGCCCAAG GGCACCTTTGTGATTCCTCTGCTTGTGTCTGCACACCGGGACCCCAGCCAATTCAAGGACCCAGACTGCTTCAACCCCACCAACTTCCTGGATGACAAGGGCAAGTTCCAGAGCAATGATGCCTTCATGCCCTTTGCCCCAG GAAAGCGGATGTGCCTGGGTGCAGGCCTGGCACGATCAGAGATCTTCCTCTTCTTCACAACCATCCTTCAACGGTTCTGTCTGCTCCCTGTGGGGAGCCCTGCCAACATCGACCTCACCCCACAATGCACTGGCCTGGGCAACGTGCCCCCAGCCTTCCAGCTCCGCCTGGTGGCCCGCTGA
- the LOC118918039 gene encoding cytochrome P450 2F2-like isoform X3, translated as MDGMVIPGLTALLWLFVLLALARWSWGTRQTQREGALPLGPTPLPLLGNLLQLVPRRLDRTLMELSARWGPVFTVRLGPRPAVVLCGYAALRDALVLQADAFSGRGAMAVFERFTRGNGIVFSNGQRWRTLRNFTLGALKEFGLGSRTIEGRILEEAACLLGELQATVGAPFDPRQLLDNAVSNVICSVVFGNRYGYDDPEFLRLLDLFSDNFRIMSSRWGEMYNIFPSLLNWIPGPHHRIFQNFEELRIFISEQIQRHRQTRQPGEPRDFIDCFLDQMDKEQKNPESHFQEETLVMTTHNLFFGGTETTSITLRSGLLILLKYPEVTAKMQAELDAVVGRMRTPSLADREHLPYTNAVLHELQRFISVLPLGLPRALTHNTHLHGHFLPKGTFVIPLLVSAHRDPSQFKDPDCFNPTNFLDDKGKRMCLGAGLARSEIFLFFTTILQRFCLLPVGSPANIDLTPQCTGLGNVPPAFQLRLVAR; from the exons ATGGACGGCATGGTGATCCCGGGCCTCACAGCCTTGCTGTGGTTATTCGTTCTGCTGGCGCTAGCCAGGTGGAGCTGGGGCACCAGGCAAACTCAGAGGGAGGGGGCCTTACCCCTGGGGCCCACGCCACTCCCGCTGCTGGGGAACCTGCTGCAGCTGGTGCCCCGACGCCTGGATCGCACACTCATGGAG CTGTCTGCCCGCTGGGGCCCGGTGTTTACAGTGCGACTGGGCCCGCGCCCTGCAGTGGTGCTGTGCGGCTACGCCGCACTGCGGGACGCGTTAGTGCTGCAAGCGGACGCCTTCTCCGGCCGCGGGGCCATGGCAGTCTTCGAACGCTTCACGCGCGGAAACG GTATCGTTTTTTCCAACGGGCAGCGCTGGAGGACGCTGCGCAATTTTACACTTGGGGCGCTCAAGGAGTTCGGGTTGGGGTCGCGGACCATCGAGGGGCGCATCCTAGAGGAGGCGGCTTGTCTGCTTGGAGAATTGCAAGCCACTGTTG GAGCCCCGTTCGACCCCCGGCAACTACTAGATAATGCTGTATCTAATGTTATCTGTTCTGTGGTCTTTGGGAACCGCTATGGCTATGACGACCCGGAGTTCCTGAGGCTCCTAGACCTCTTCAGTGACAACTTCCGCATCATGAGTTCCAGGTGGGGCGAG ATGTACAACATTTTCCCCTCCCTCCTGAACTGGATCCCTGGCCCACATCATCGAATCTTCcaaaactttgaggagcttcgtATCTTCATTTCTGAGCAAATCCAGAGGCACCGGCAGACTCGGCAACCTGGGGAGCCCCGTGATTTCATCGATTGCTTCCTGGATCAGATGGATAAG GAACAGAAGAATCCAGAGAGCCATTTCCAGGAGGAGACATTGGTGATGACTACACACAACCTTTTCTTCGGTGGCACCGAGACCACCAGCATCACCCTGCGCTCTGGGCTCCTCATTCTGCTTAAGTACCCAGAGGTCACAG CCAAGATGCAGGCTGAGCTGGATGCCGTGGTAGGTCGGATGCGCACTCCAAGCCTGGCGGACCGTGAGCACTTGCCCTACACCAACGCTGTGCTGCATGAGCTCCAGCGCTTCATCAGCGTGCTGCCACTAGGGCTGCCTCGTGCCCTCACCCACAACACCCACCTGCACGGCCACTTTCTGCCCAAG GGCACCTTTGTGATTCCTCTGCTTGTGTCTGCACACCGGGACCCCAGCCAATTCAAGGACCCAGACTGCTTCAACCCCACCAACTTCCTGGATGACAAGG GAAAGCGGATGTGCCTGGGTGCAGGCCTGGCACGATCAGAGATCTTCCTCTTCTTCACAACCATCCTTCAACGGTTCTGTCTGCTCCCTGTGGGGAGCCCTGCCAACATCGACCTCACCCCACAATGCACTGGCCTGGGCAACGTGCCCCCAGCCTTCCAGCTCCGCCTGGTGGCCCGCTGA
- the LOC118918039 gene encoding cytochrome P450 2F5-like isoform X4: MGPRRLAWRLRDLEISRPKGCKEVQATTLACPLLCSAVGIVFSNGQRWRTLRNFTLGALKEFGLGSRTIEGRILEEAACLLGELQATVGAPFDPRQLLDNAVSNVICSVVFGNRYGYDDPEFLRLLDLFSDNFRIMSSRWGEMYNIFPSLLNWIPGPHHRIFQNFEELRIFISEQIQRHRQTRQPGEPRDFIDCFLDQMDKEQKNPESHFQEETLVMTTHNLFFGGTETTSITLRSGLLILLKYPEVTAKMQAELDAVVGRMRTPSLADREHLPYTNAVLHELQRFISVLPLGLPRALTHNTHLHGHFLPKGTFVIPLLVSAHRDPSQFKDPDCFNPTNFLDDKGKFQSNDAFMPFAPGKRMCLGAGLARSEIFLFFTTILQRFCLLPVGSPANIDLTPQCTGLGNVPPAFQLRLVAR; this comes from the exons ATGGGGCCGAGGCGGCTGGCGTGGCGACTAAGAGATCTGGAAATAAGCAGACCGAAGGGTTGCAAGGAAGTCCAGGCCACGACTCTGGCCTGCCCCCTCCTCTGTTCCGCCGTAGGTATCGTTTTTTCCAACGGGCAGCGCTGGAGGACGCTGCGCAATTTTACACTTGGGGCGCTCAAGGAGTTCGGGTTGGGGTCGCGGACCATCGAGGGGCGCATCCTAGAGGAGGCGGCTTGTCTGCTTGGAGAATTGCAAGCCACTGTTG GAGCCCCGTTCGACCCCCGGCAACTACTAGATAATGCTGTATCTAATGTTATCTGTTCTGTGGTCTTTGGGAACCGCTATGGCTATGACGACCCGGAGTTCCTGAGGCTCCTAGACCTCTTCAGTGACAACTTCCGCATCATGAGTTCCAGGTGGGGCGAG ATGTACAACATTTTCCCCTCCCTCCTGAACTGGATCCCTGGCCCACATCATCGAATCTTCcaaaactttgaggagcttcgtATCTTCATTTCTGAGCAAATCCAGAGGCACCGGCAGACTCGGCAACCTGGGGAGCCCCGTGATTTCATCGATTGCTTCCTGGATCAGATGGATAAG GAACAGAAGAATCCAGAGAGCCATTTCCAGGAGGAGACATTGGTGATGACTACACACAACCTTTTCTTCGGTGGCACCGAGACCACCAGCATCACCCTGCGCTCTGGGCTCCTCATTCTGCTTAAGTACCCAGAGGTCACAG CCAAGATGCAGGCTGAGCTGGATGCCGTGGTAGGTCGGATGCGCACTCCAAGCCTGGCGGACCGTGAGCACTTGCCCTACACCAACGCTGTGCTGCATGAGCTCCAGCGCTTCATCAGCGTGCTGCCACTAGGGCTGCCTCGTGCCCTCACCCACAACACCCACCTGCACGGCCACTTTCTGCCCAAG GGCACCTTTGTGATTCCTCTGCTTGTGTCTGCACACCGGGACCCCAGCCAATTCAAGGACCCAGACTGCTTCAACCCCACCAACTTCCTGGATGACAAGGGCAAGTTCCAGAGCAATGATGCCTTCATGCCCTTTGCCCCAG GAAAGCGGATGTGCCTGGGTGCAGGCCTGGCACGATCAGAGATCTTCCTCTTCTTCACAACCATCCTTCAACGGTTCTGTCTGCTCCCTGTGGGGAGCCCTGCCAACATCGACCTCACCCCACAATGCACTGGCCTGGGCAACGTGCCCCCAGCCTTCCAGCTCCGCCTGGTGGCCCGCTGA